From the Chthoniobacterales bacterium genome, one window contains:
- a CDS encoding P-II family nitrogen regulator: MKKIEAIIKPFKMEHVKEALAEIGIEGMTVTEVKGFGRQKGHTEIYRGSEYTVDFLPKVKVEIVVSDEHVPKAIDAIVKSAKTGKIGDGKVFVLPIEEAVRIRTEETGDQAI; encoded by the coding sequence ATGAAGAAAATCGAGGCCATCATCAAACCCTTCAAGATGGAGCATGTCAAAGAGGCGCTGGCCGAAATCGGCATCGAGGGGATGACGGTCACCGAGGTCAAGGGCTTCGGGCGGCAAAAGGGCCACACCGAAATTTATCGCGGAAGCGAATATACCGTCGATTTTCTCCCCAAAGTCAAAGTAGAGATCGTGGTCAGCGACGAGCATGTGCCCAAGGCGATCGATGCCATTGTGAAATCCGCCAAGACCGGAAAAATCGGCGACGGCAAAGTCTTCGTTCTTCCGATCGAGGAGGCTGTCCGCATCCGCACGGAAGAGACCGGCGACCAGGCCATCTGA
- a CDS encoding disulfide bond chaperone: MQGLRRDKMNAETENVLVQCRFVRGRNALLCSGDFGPMFTDLYLHLGQTGVVLGGGADEKLKLLLAALVLHAAAQPRASSFAWTMHFEGEGLNLFAAVDGPTGRVTGQAFSENVRRVGSNILHGETVRESFPRRKSSVEFRGGVFAAAEAYYECSEQRPARFFELGGDDFAILAAQPDCDTSWFREADVGEISPLARQDNAAPLETRAYRFECGCSPERVASAIFPALRGSLDEVFAGDSHINVPCPRCGRRHELPRGLFDEGV, from the coding sequence ATGCAGGGCCTCCGGCGTGATAAAATGAACGCGGAAACGGAAAATGTTTTGGTCCAGTGCCGCTTTGTGCGCGGCCGCAACGCGCTCCTTTGCTCCGGGGATTTCGGGCCGATGTTCACCGATCTCTACCTCCACCTCGGCCAGACGGGCGTCGTGCTGGGCGGGGGCGCGGACGAGAAGCTGAAGCTTCTGCTGGCGGCGCTCGTGCTGCATGCGGCGGCGCAGCCCCGGGCTTCAAGTTTCGCCTGGACGATGCATTTCGAGGGCGAGGGTCTCAATCTTTTCGCGGCTGTGGATGGCCCGACGGGTCGTGTGACCGGGCAGGCATTCTCCGAAAATGTGAGGCGAGTCGGCTCGAACATTCTCCACGGCGAAACGGTGCGGGAGAGTTTTCCGCGGCGCAAAAGCTCGGTCGAATTCCGCGGCGGTGTTTTTGCCGCGGCCGAGGCCTACTACGAATGCAGCGAGCAGCGGCCCGCACGATTTTTTGAACTCGGTGGAGACGACTTTGCGATTCTGGCCGCCCAACCCGATTGCGATACGTCGTGGTTTCGCGAGGCAGACGTCGGGGAAATCTCCCCGCTCGCGCGCCAAGACAATGCCGCGCCGCTGGAGACGCGAGCGTATCGATTCGAGTGCGGTTGCTCGCCCGAGCGTGTGGCCTCCGCGATTTTTCCGGCCCTGCGCGGCAGCCTCGACGAAGTTTTCGCGGGGGACTCGCATATCAATGTGCCTTGTCCGCGCTGCGGCCGCAGACACGAACTGCCCCGCGGGTTGTTCGACGAAGGCGTTTGA